From the Mesoplasma syrphidae genome, the window TAACGAAGTTTTGAAAGAACAGACTCAAAATTTACTAGGATTTAAAAAGTTTTATGAAAACCCTCAATTTACGGCTGCTGATCTAAGACATTTTTCAGCACTAAATTTTGAAAACAAGGTTACTGTCATTAAACCTTTTTTACAAACTAATTTAACTCAAAAAAATCCTTACTTGAATAGTTTGATTATTCCCAAAATTGTAGTGAAATATCAACCCATCTATGAACTTAAAAAAATGTTCAAAAATAATTTGTTAGTATCTTCAAAGGAATTGACTAAAATTAATGAACAAGATGTAATTGATCTAACAGAGGACTACAAATTTATGTTTGATAAATATTTAATCTTGTGCAAGATATCAAATACAGAATGAAAAGTTGTAGTTAAAAAAGAATATCAAGAAATTATTAGAGGAGAACAAACGCTTTTTGTAAAATCAAATTTTAAGGACAAAGTTATTGATCCCAAACCAAAACCTGACATTGATGAAGAAAAGATTATAACTGACAAAGATATTTCTGAGGACATTGAAAAGGAGACTGTTAGTGAAAAAAATAAATTCTCAAGCTGAGAAACAGGTGCTTTGTTAGTAATAATTTCAGTTATTCTTTTGGTAGTTATTTTTTTAGTGGCTTTTGCTAAAAAAAACAAAAACGCAAAGAAAAAAGGTTAAAAATGATAAAATTAATATAGAAATTTAAAAAAGGTGTCTATGAAATACAAAGCATTTAAAATGACTGATAAGGGAAACTTTAGAAAAAATAATCAAGATTATTCTAGCTTTGTTAAAAACAAAGCTGGAGATTTTTTTGCAATTGTTTGTGACGGAATGGGTGGGCATGCTCATGGCGAAATTGCTTCAAAGATTGCTGTTGATAAATTTGTTGAAATTTTTAATAATGCATCGTTTAAAAATCAAAACAAGGAATGAATTAATCGTTGATTACGTTTGGCTATTGAAGATATTTTAGTGTCTATGAAAATTTATGCTGAATTAAATCCAGAGGCAAAAGACATGGGAACTACTTTAACTGCAATTTTATTCACTGAAAAAAAAGGGTATGTGATAAATATTGGTGATTCACGTACTCATAAATTTCAGAATAACAAAATTTATAACATTACTAAGGATCAGAACTTATGAAATGCTACAACTGAAGAAGAGCGTAATGAAATAGACTTGCATAAGCGTTATGGAGACCGCTTTAATGAAGTTACATATTGAAAAGTTTTGACAAGTGCTTTGGGACCTACCAAAAGTTTAAAAATTGATACATATATTATTAATGAACCGCAAGGCTTATATTTTTTAACAACAGATGGAGTTCATGATTATATTGATGATGAAACTGCAATTGAAATATTGAGTAGTGATATGAAATCGAAGAAAAAATGTGCTGATTTAATTGACTTGGCAAAATCAAATTTTTCAACGGATAATTTAACAATCTTAATGTTGGAGGTCGAAGAAAATGAGCGAAAATAAAAAAGATGATAAAGCGGAAATAAGTTACTCTAAAAAAGTTGATTTGTCAATTGGAACAATCGTTGACGAGCGCTACAAAATAATTAATCTGCTTGGAAGCGGTGGTTTTGGTTCTGTCTACTTGGCTGAAGACTTAAAATTTACAGACGAGTCTACTAAAATGGTTGCATTAAAAGTATCATTGTTTTCTGGAGGCAATAAAGCTCAAAAAATAAGTTCGAAATTGGAACGAGATACTTTTGTAAAATTATCTAAAATTCAAAATGTTGTTTCAATTTTGGATTTTGATGAATGGGACAGCTATTTTTATATCGTTTTGGAGCTAATTCAGGGCGGCATAGATCTTGGCAAAAAAATGGCAAAATTTCAAAATGAAATGAGCTTGCAAGAAATTCTGTACTACTATGAAATGATTGCAATAGGTTTAAAGGCTATCCATGCTGAAAAAGTGGTTCATCGCGACTTGAAACCTGAAAATGTTATGATTGCTCAATATGAAATTGCTAAAATTAGTGATTTTGGAATTTCAACTATTTTGGATAGTCGAAATCAAAAAAGCGGGGCTGCTTTATCACCAGGAACTGCTCGGTATGCATCACCAGAGCAAGGATTATTTACTCAAGAGGGCACAGAATTTACAACTGATATTTATTCTTTGGGCGTTATGATGTATCAATCAACGACTGGAACTGATTTATTTAACAACTTTGAAGGTTCGAATTTTAAAAAATTAAATGATAAGCAAAAAGTTTTTGCAAATAAACGTGTAACGCACCACCATGCTTTTAAAGATATTGATAAACCCACTAGTTATAATCGTAAGATTCCTCAAGGTTTAGAAAATATTATTTTAAAATGTTTGGCCAAGGAACCATTGGACCGCTATCAAAATATGGATGAATATTTGGAAGATTTGAAGCGAGTTAAAGAAAATTATAATGTCAAAGAGATTATAATACCCAAAAAATTTAAGTCGGATTTATTTCTAAAGAGTGCTAAACAATATCGACCATATAAAAACGAAGTTTTCTTTAAGAAGTTTCGATATAAATATGTAATGCCAACAGTCATTGCAATGGTTGTTCTAGTTTTGGGATTCACATTTGTTGTTTTAACTGGATAGAAAAGAGGCTATAT encodes:
- a CDS encoding PP2C family protein-serine/threonine phosphatase, with amino-acid sequence MKYKAFKMTDKGNFRKNNQDYSSFVKNKAGDFFAIVCDGMGGHAHGEIASKIAVDKFVEIFNNASFKNQNKEWINRWLRLAIEDILVSMKIYAELNPEAKDMGTTLTAILFTEKKGYVINIGDSRTHKFQNNKIYNITKDQNLWNATTEEERNEIDLHKRYGDRFNEVTYWKVLTSALGPTKSLKIDTYIINEPQGLYFLTTDGVHDYIDDETAIEILSSDMKSKKKCADLIDLAKSNFSTDNLTILMLEVEENERK
- a CDS encoding serine/threonine-protein kinase; this encodes MSENKKDDKAEISYSKKVDLSIGTIVDERYKIINLLGSGGFGSVYLAEDLKFTDESTKMVALKVSLFSGGNKAQKISSKLERDTFVKLSKIQNVVSILDFDEWDSYFYIVLELIQGGIDLGKKMAKFQNEMSLQEILYYYEMIAIGLKAIHAEKVVHRDLKPENVMIAQYEIAKISDFGISTILDSRNQKSGAALSPGTARYASPEQGLFTQEGTEFTTDIYSLGVMMYQSTTGTDLFNNFEGSNFKKLNDKQKVFANKRVTHHHAFKDIDKPTSYNRKIPQGLENIILKCLAKEPLDRYQNMDEYLEDLKRVKENYNVKEIIIPKKFKSDLFLKSAKQYRPYKNEVFFKKFRYKYVMPTVIAMVVLVLGFTFVVLTG